The Pyrenophora tritici-repentis strain M4 chromosome 2, whole genome shotgun sequence genome window below encodes:
- a CDS encoding Dimer-Tnp-hAT domain containing protein translates to MAKRRLPQTSARSKPAASQANASPPIPTFELQFLESQAEAEIVAPTEGSRAGTVATTEAGEGGQDETNSALVENFDGIDWARLPDFIKPLARSKRPKSWIFQYGYRVVERHATSRIWFVCKYCHVHKTIDAGRGGLFNITQATTSAATHLSQPKPGHNLTKDGPKLAQRARGQLSLRQAFDAGLDVQQNTANAFGNFDVEGFRTATVMWLVNRNHPLSELTTPDFREMMRFANPEAEAALWVSNTSVSTFVMRLFRSIRPQVIDTLSGSVSKIHVSFDGWTTKGGKRGFFGVVAHFADAAGIIRDLPIDLPELAGAHTGEAIAKAISTTLSAYGITSDRLGYFVLDNATNNDTAIAALAREYEFESAHRRLRCSCHTLNLIGQAIIFGTNKDAYGNTQEQYNTEEQYMREWRKDGPIGVLVDVINYIKTPQQYELFRGYQRLANNNLPAEGRLKVLEPVKPVVTRWNSYYAAFERATKLQAAYNLYAEHHINRVILEDAHAAQRNNKRPDAPNWMRSTGLRAADWAVIAEYQDCLEPLKYATKRLEGRSKDGKYGAIYEVIPVFEYVLSKLEARARPFEHVDFNAHAEAPEDHLNVNLRAAWSKANDYYNKLDDSPAYYAAVCLHPYYKNYCDVAWADKADWLTSANASFQQLWAAYKPQRARQRYTTAPTATMTERPVIGMVWSGLV, encoded by the exons atggccaaacgtcgcctaccacaaacttctgctcggagcaaac ctgccgcaagccaggctaacgcctcgccgccaatacctaccttcgagttgcagttcttagagtcgcaggcggaggctgagattgtcgcgcccaccgagggcagccgagctggcacggtggctacaactgaggctggagagggtggtcaggatgagacaaacagcgcactagttgagaactttgacggcattgactgggcacgtttacctgattttatcaagccattggcgcgttctaagcgcccaaaaagttggatctttcagtatggctaccgcgttgttgagcgccatgctacatctcgaatctggtttgtgtgcaagtactgccatgtacacaaaactatcgacgctggccgtggtggtttgtttaacattactcaggctacaacctcagcagccacccatctcagccaaccaaagcctggccacaaccttacgaaagatggcccaaagttagcgcagagagctcgaggccagctgtcgttgcggcaagcttttgacgctggtttagacgtacaacaaaacactgctaacgcgtttggaaacttcgacgtagagggctttcgaacagccactgtcatgtggcttgttaaccgaaaccacccgctcagcgaacttacgacgcctgattttagagagatgatgagatttgccaacccagaggcagaggcagcgttgtgggtaagtaataccagcgtttctacctttgtgatgaggttgttccggtctatacgaccgcaagttatcgacaccctgtcaggctcagtaagcaaaatacacgtaagctttgatggctggacaacaaagggtggtaaacgtggcttctttggagtagtcgctcactttgccgacgcagctggaataatacgagacttaccaatcgatctgcctgagctcgctggcgcccacaccggtgaggctattgccaaagctatctcgacgacgctctcagcatacggaataacaagcgaccgattaggctattttgtactcgacaacgctaccaacaacgacactgcgatcgccgcgctcgcgcgcgagtacgaatttgagtccgctcaccggcgcctccgctgcagttgtcacacgcttaacctcatcggccaggctattatatttggcaccaacaaagacgcctacggcaacactcaagagcagtacaataccgaggagcagtatatgcgagagtggcggaaagatggccctattggagtgctagttgacgtcatcaactatatcaaaacgccgcaacagtacgagctttttcgtggctaccagcgccttgccaacaacaacctgcctgctgaagggcgtctcaaagtactcgagccagtcaagcctgtcgtcactcgctggaactcatactatgctgcttttgagcgcgctaccaagcttcaagccgcgtataacttgtacgctgagcatcatatcaatagggttatccttgaagatgcgcacgctgcgcagcggaataataagcggcccgacgccccaaactggatgagatcaactgggctccgagctgctgactgggcggtgattgcagagtaccaggactgcttagagccgctcaagtacgccacaaaacgcctcgagggacgctctaaggatggcaaatacggcgcaatctatgaggttatacccgtttttgagtacgtactcagcaagcttgaggcccgggcgcgcccgttcgagcacgtcgacttcaacgctcatgccgaggctccagaggatcacctcaacgtcaacctccgcgccgcgtggagcaaagccaacgactactacaacaagctcgacgactcgcccgcttactacgccgctgtttgcctacacccgtactacaagaactactgcgatgtggcgtgggcagacaaagctgattggcttactagtgccaacgcgtcgttccaacagctttgggcggcatacaaacctcaacgagcacgccagcggtatacaactgcgccga ccgcaacaatgaccgagaggccagtgatcggaatggtctggtctggtctggtctga